GTAGGCGCCGCCGATGCCGACCGAGTTCTCCGCCGTCCAGGTCCGCGCCGGGTTGTACTTGGTGGTGACCAGCCGGTGCCGCGGATCCAGCGGGGTGGCCACCGGCGCGCCCAGGTACACGTCCCCCAGGCCCAGCACCAGGTACTCGGCGTCGAAGACCGTCCGGTACACCTCATCCACCGAGGCCAGGCCGTTGATCCGCCGGATGAACTCGATGTTCCACGGGCACCACGGTGCGTCGTCGCGCACGCCCGCGACGTACCGCTCGATCGCCTCCCGGGTCGCCGGGTCGTCCCAGGACAGCGGCAGGTGCACGGTGCGGCTGGGCACCACCAGGCGGTCCGCGGACGGCAGCTCCCGCTCGATCTCCCGTACCAGCGACAGCAGTTCCGCCACCGGCAGGACATCGGGATCGACGTGCACCTGGAGCGAGCGGATGCCCGGCGTCAGGTCCACCACGCCCGCGGGGCGCCGCTCGGCGATCCGCTCCGCCAGCGCGTGCACCCGCATCCGCAGCGCCAGGTCCAGCTGCATCGGGCCGTACTCCACCAGCAGGTTGTCGTCGCCGCTGCGCCGGTAGGTGACGGCCGGGCGGTCCTCGGCCGCCGGGGTGCGGTGCAGCACCCCGCCGTCCACGATCGCCGGGCGGCCGGCCCGCGGCGCGGCGGCGGGGGAGCGGCGCAGGTCGGCGGCGTCCGCGGCGGTCACCGGCAGGAAGCGGACGGTGTCGCCCGGCCGGAGCTGCCCGAGCTTCCAGCGCTGGCCGGAGACCACGGTGGCCGGGCAGACGAAGCCGCCGAGCGACGGTCCGTCAGGTCCGAGCAGCACCGGCATGTCGCCGGTGTAGTCGACCGCGCCGACCGCGTACGGGGTGTCGTGGATGTTGGACGGGTGCAGGCCCGCCTCGCCGCCGTCCCGGCGCGCCCAGGACGGCTTCGGGCCGACCAGCCGGACGCCGGTGCGGGCGCTGTTGAAGTGCACCGACCAGTCGGCGGCGTAGAACTCGGCGATGTCCTGCTCGGTGAAGAACTCCGGCGCGGCGTGCGGGCCTTCGACCGCCGGGAGCTCCCAGGCGGAGGTGAACTCCGGGCGGCACTCGACCGGCCCCGCACCCGGGCCGAGCGCCGCGGCGCCGCCGTGCAGCACGTCGCCGGTGCGCAGCGCCCGGCCGCCGTGGCCGCCGAACCCGCCCAGGGTGAAGGTCGCCGCACTGCCCAGGAAGTCCGGGACGTCGAAGCCGCCCGCCACCAGCAGGTAGCAGCGCAGCCCGGGGCCGGGCGGGGCCGGGACGTCCAGCAGCCCGCCCGCCGGGACCAGTACCGGCTCCCACTGCGGCGCCGGCCGGCCGTCCACCGTCACGGCCGTCGGCGCGCCGGTGACGCACACCCAGGTCGGCGCGGTGAAGCGCAGCGCCGGCCCGAGCAGCGTGCACTCCAGGCCCGGCGCGCCCTCGGGGTTGCCGAGCGCCCGGTTGCCGAGCCGGAACGACAGGTCGTCCATCGGCCCGCACGGCGGCACGCCCACGTGCCAGTAGCCGGTGCGGCCCGGCCAGTCCTGCACGGTGGTCTGGGTGCCGGCCCGGACCACCTCGATCCGCGGCGTGGGATCGGCGACCCGCGCCAGGGTGCCGGTGTGGTGCGCCGCGCCGGCCACCTCCGGCACCGCCGGGATCGCCCGGAGCAGGCCGAGGTTGGTCTCGATGCCGTGGATCCGGGTGCCGGCCAGGGCGTCGCCGAGCCGGGCGAGCGCGTCGGCGCGGTCGTCGCAGTGCACGATCACCTTGGCCAGCATCGGGTCGTACGCGGTGGTCACCTCGGTGCCGGTCTCCACCCAGGTGTCCACCCGGACGTCCGCGGGGAAGACCACCTCGGTCAGCAGGCCCGCGCTCGGCCGGTGGTCGCGGCTCGGGTCCTCCGCGTACACCCGCGCCTCCACCGCGTGCCCGCGTGGCGGGCCGGGCTCGCGGACCACCTCGCGCTCGCCGCGGGCCAGCCGCAGCATCCACTCCACCAGGTCGACCCCGAACACCGCCTCGGTGACCGGATGCTCCACCTGCAGGCGGGTGTTGACCTCCAGGAAGTACGCCTGCTGCCGGGCCGCGTCGTAGACGTACTCCACGGTGCCCGCCGAGCGGTAGTCCACCGAGGCGCACAGGTCGCGGGCGGAGTCGGCGAGTCGACGTCGGACGTGGTCGGGCAGGCCGGGCGCCGGGGCCTCCTCCAGCACCTTCTGGTTGCGGCGCTGCAGCGAGCAGTCCCGGTCCCCGAGGGTGACCACCCGGCCCGCGCCGTCGCCGAACACCTGCACCTCGACGTGCCGGGCGTGCTCCACCAGCCGCTCCAGGAACACCCCGGCGGTGGCGAAGCTCGCCGCGGCCACCCGCTGCACGCCCTCCCAGGCCTCGGCGAGCTGCGCGGCGTCCCGGCAGGCCCGCATGCCGATGCCGCCGCCCCCGCCGGTGGCCTTCAGCATCACCGGGTAGCCGACCGCCTCGGCCGCGGCCAGCGCGGTCGGCAGGTCCGGCAGCAGGCCGGTGCCGGGCAGCAGCGGAACGCCCGCCGCCTCGGCCGCCGCCCGCGCGGTGTGCTTGGCGCCGAACACCTCCAGCTGGGCGGGCGTCGGGCCGACGAACGCCAGCCCCGCGGCCTCGACCCGGCGGGCGAACGCGGCGTCCTCGGACAGGAACCCGTAGCCGGGGTGCACGGCCCCGGCGCCGGTCTCCAGCGCCGCCCGCAGCACCAGGTCCGCTCGCAGGTAGCTGTCCTTCGCGGCGGCCGGGCCGAGCCGCACCGCGTGGTCGGCCAGCCGGACGTGCGGGGCCGAGCGGTCCGGGTCGGAGAACACCGCGACGGTGGTCAGGCCGATCCGGCGGGCGGTGCGGACGATCCGGGCGGCGATCTCGCCCCGGTTGGCGACCAGCAGCGTGTCGAAGCTCATCGCGGGCCGCCCTCGGTGATCGTCATCCGGACCGGCGTCGGGTCGAAGCCGTTGCACGGGTTGTTCACCTGCGGGCAGTTGGAGACCAGGACCAGCACGTCCGTCTCGGCCCGCAGCACCACCCGCAGGCCCGGCGCGGAGATGCCGTCCACGATGCCGAGCGTGCCGTCCGCCTCCACCGGCACGTTCATGTACCAGTTGATGTTGGACACCAGGTCGCGCTTGCCCAGCCCGTGCCGGGCGCCCTCGGCCAGGAAGTTCTCCACGCAGGCGTGCTGCGACCAGGTGTGGTGGCCGTAGCGCAGCGAGTTGGACTCCTTCGAGCAGGCGCCAGCGATGGTGTCGTGCCGGCCGCAGTCGTCCGCCACCACGGTCATCAGCGGCGTGTGCTCGGTCGACATCAGCACGCTGCCCTCGCCCAGGAACACCGAGCCGGCCGCCTGCAGGGTGTCCGCGGCGCTGTAGCGCACCGCGGTGTCGTGCGCGTCGTACAGCAGGCAGTCGACGGCCTGGTTGCCGTGCAGGTCGGTGACGGTGAGCAGCTGTCCGCGGCGGACCACCGCCGACCAGGCGGCTCGGGCGGGCACGGTGGCGTCGAGCACGACGGTGGTCATCTGGCCCCCAGGGCAGCGGTGTTGAGGTGGGCGCGGAGGCGTTCCGGGGTGGCGTCCCAGTGCGGGTCGCCCGGGCCGGTCACCCCGCCGGGCACGGCGGTGACCTGCAGCGGGGTGCAGTGCCAGCCCGGTCGCGGGTCCAGTGGGTGCGCGGTGTTGGCCAGCAGCAGGGTGGTGTGCTGCTCCAGCCGCAGCACCACCCGGGCGCCCGGTCCGGCCGCGCCGGTGGCGTGCAGCGCGCCGTCCGCGTCGACCCGGACGCCGCGGAAGAAGGAGACCGGGGCGGGCAGGTCACGGGGCGTCAGACCGTGCTTGGCGGCCGCCAGGACGAGCAGCTCCCGCCCGGCCGGGGACGGGCCGTGCGCCGAACCGTCGCCGTAGCGGGCCGCGTTGCGCGCCGCGGTCGAGGCGCCGGCGAGGGCGTCGTGCCGACCCGAGGTGTCCGTCACCACGGTGGCGAGCACCCGGCCCTGGTCGGAGAGCAGCTGACTGCCCTCGCGCAGGTACGCGTTCCACTGGACCTTGACGGTGTCGGCCGGGTTCAACCGTTCCCAGGGCCGCCCGGTCACGAACAGCACCACCTGGGCGCACGCGTCGCCGTCCCGGTCGGTGAGCGTGACGTGCGCCCCGGCCGGCAGCGCCAGGTGGGTGTACCCGCCGCCCGCAACGGTCTCGGACCACAGCACGCCCGGCGGCGGGGGCAGCTGCGGCATGCACTCGACGACCGCGCCCGCCTGGGCCCGGGCATGGGCCAGGGCAGCCGCGGTGGTGGCGGTGCCGGGCCCGGCGTGTGGGATTTCTGTCATGCGACAGAAATTAGGGAGGGCCGGAGTCGCCGTCATTGCCCGGACGTGACAAGGGAGTTACCGACCCCTCACGCCGCACCGGCAGGGGGTCGGGGACGCGCCGAGGCCGCCCACCGGGAGGGCGGGCGGCCGTGGCGGCGGATCGGCGGGGTCAGCGGCGGCGGAGGCGGTAGGCGGCGCCGAGGGCGAGGGCGGCGGTCAGGACGAGGACGGCGAACCAGCGGAGGTACCAGTGGCCGCCTTCCGGGTCGTACACCGAGGCGCGGGGCCAGGCGAGGTTGACGGTCATGGCGAGGCCGTAGAGCAGTGCGAGGGCGTTGACGGGGAGGCCCCAGCGGCCGAGGGAGAAGAGCGGGCGGCCGGTCTCGTCGACGGCGGGGGCGTCGGGGGCGAGCGGGAGGCCGCGCAGGCGGCGGAGCAGGAGGGCGCCGACGACCAGGGCGTAGGCGGCGTAGACCAGCGCGACGCAGGTGGAGGAGAGGGCGAGGAACGCGGCGGGGGCGGCCAGGTTGAGGAGGAGGAAGGCGACGGCGGGCGTGCCGACGGCGAGCGCCGCCCAGCGGGGCATGCCGCTGGCGGGGGAGACGTGGGCGAGGCGGCGCGCGAAGGGGAGGACGCCGTCGCGGGCCATCGAGAAGACCATCCGGGTGCCGGCCGTCTGCATCGCCAGGGTGCCGACGCACACCGCGACCGCGACGTCCGCGAGCAGCACCCGGCCCAGGCCCGGGCCCAGGCTGCTGGTCAGGACGTAGGGCAGGCCCTCGGCGGCGAGCCGGCCGTCGGACAGGCTGGGTGCGGCCAGGACGCCGCCGAGCAGCAGCAGGCCGCCGCTCAGGCCGGCGGCGGCCAGGGCGGTGAGGATGGTGCGGGGCGCGGTGCGGCGCGGGGCGCGGGTCTCCTCGGAGAGTTCGCCCGCGCTGTCGAAGCCGATCATCACGTAGGCGGCGGTGAACGCGCCGACCAGCAGCGCCGGGAGGCCGCCGCCGACCGGCGCGGTGTGCAGGACGGCGCGGGCGGGCTGCTCGGTGTGGGTGAACAGGGCGAGAACGATCAGCGCGATGCCGGCGATCTCCGCGGTCACCCCGATGCCGTTGACCATGGTCAGCACCCGGTTGTCGACGGCGTTCACCAGGGTGGTGAGGGCGATCAGCGCGGCGCCCAGCAGCACCGCGTTGGCCGCGCCGCTCGCGGTGGTCGGCGACGGGTCGCCGCCGAGCAGTTGGAAGCCGGACCAGAGCGCGGGCAGCACCACCTGGAGGGCGAGCGCCGCGGCGGCGACCACGACCACCTGGCCCAGGATCATCAGCCAGCCCGTGAACCAGCCGTACAGCGGGTTCGCCAGGCGGGTCGCCCACTGGTAGATCGCACCGGAGTACGGGTGGCGGGCGGCGAGTTCGGCGAAGCAGGCGGCGACCAGCAGCTGGCCGGCTAGCACGGCCGGCCAGGTCCAGACGAAGGCCGGGCCGGCCGCGCCGTAGCCGAACGCGAACAGCTGGAAGACCGTGGTGAGCACCGAGATGAAGGAGAAGCCGGCCGCGAAGGAGCCGAACCGGCCGATGGTGCGGTGGAGTTGCTGGGGATAGGGGGCCGAGGTGGCGGCGATCGGTGGTGCGGGTGGCGTGCTGGTGGTCATGGGGGGGCACCGGCTTTCCGCGCGCAGTTTCTGTCGAGTGACAGAAATTAGGGCGGCGCGGATTCCCGGGTGTTGCCCGCCGGTTGCCGAGCGGTTGCCGTGTCCTCACCGGCGGGCAGCGACCCCCGAGCGACCGTCAGACCAGGCTGTCCTTCCACGTCCGGTGCAGGGTGGCGAAGCGGCCCCGGCCGGCGATCAGCGCGGCCGGGGTGTCGTCCTCGACGATCCGGCCCTGGTCCATCACCAGCACCCGGTCGGCGATCTCCACGGTGGACAGCCGGTGGGCGATGATCACCGCGGTGCGCCCGGCCAGCACCGTCCGCATGGCGTGCTGGACGGCCTGCTCGCCCGGGACGTCCAGCGAGGAGGTGGCCTCGTCGAGGATCAGCACGGCCGGGTCGGCGAGCAACGCCCGCGCGAACGCCACCAGTTGGCGCTGTCCGGCGGAGATCCGGCCGCCGCGCTTGCGGACGTCGGTGTCGTAGCCGTCGGGCAGGGCGGCGATGAACCCGTGCGCACCGATCGCGCGGGCGGCGGCCTCCACCTCGGCCCGGGTGGCGTCGGGCTTGCCGACCGCGATGTTCTCGGCGACCGTCCCGGAGAACAGGAAGGACTCCTGGGTGACCATCACGACGTTCGCCCGCAGGTCCGGGGTGGAGAGCTCGCGCAGGTCGACGCCGTCGAGCGTGACCGCTCCCGAGCTGGGGTCGTAGAAGCGCGCCAGCAGCTTCGCCAGCGTCGACTTGCCCGCGCCCGTCGCACCGACCACCGCGGTGGTCTGCCCCGAGGCCAGCACCAGGTCGAACTCCGGCAGCACCTCCTTGCCGCCCGCGTAGGCGAACCGGGTGGAGCGGAAGGCGACCTCGCGGCCCTTGCCGCCGGTGGCGGGGAGCACCGCGGGCTCGGTGGGCTCGGGGACGGACGGCTCGTGGGCGAGCAGGCCGGCCATCTTCTCCAGCGCGGCGGCCGCCGACTGGTAGCTGTTGAGGAACATCGCCAGCTGGTCGATCGGGTCGTACAGCCGGCGCAGGTAGAGCACGAAGGCGGTCAGCACGCCCAGTTCGAGGCTGCCGTCGGTGACCAGGTAGGCGCCGAGCAGCACCACGCCGGTGATCCAGACGTTGGCGGTCAGCCGGGACAGGAAGACGTACCTGGCCATCTCCAGCAGGCCGTCCGCGGTGGCGGTGGCGGACTGCCGGTTGACGGTGCCGAAGGCCCGGTCGTTGGCGGCCTCGCGCCGGAACGCCTGGACCGGGCGGATGCCGTTCATGGTCTCGGTGAAGCGCACGATCAGGGCCGCGACGGCCGTCCGGCCGCGCCGGTAGACCTGCTGCGAGCGGCGCCGGAACGAGCGGACGATCAGGTACATCGGCAGGAACGAGGCCAGCGCGGCCAGCCCGAGCCGCCAGTCGACCACGATCAGCACCACGGTGATGTAGCCGACCGACAGACAGACCATCAGGAGTTCCTGCAGGCCCTCGGCGAGCAGCTCGCGCAGGGTGTCCACGTCGCTGGTCGCGCGGGAGATGATCCGGCCGGAGGTGTACCGCTCGTGGAAGTCCAGGCTGAGCCGCTGGGCGTGCCGGAAGATCCGGCCGCGCAGCTCCAGCAGGATGTCCTGGTTGATCCGGGCGGCCAGCCGGATGAACGCCCGCTGCAGCAGGGTGGCGAGCAGCGCGCAGCCCAGGTAGGCGGCGGTGACGGCGACCAGCGGGCCGGAGTCGTGCCCGCGCAGCGCCGGGATGCCGCGGTCGATGGCGTACGCGACCAGCAGCGGACCGGCCTGCAGCGCGGCCTGCTGGAGCAGCACGGCGAGCACCGCGACGACGATCCGCCGCCGGTGCGGGGCCAGCAGCGAGCCGAGCAGGGCGCGCGGCGCGCCGGGCGGGACGGGGATGTCCTGGTCGTCGGAGAGCGCGGGGGGCAGCTCGTCCTCGTCGACGGGGGGTTCGGCGACGGCGGTGGTCATCGGGCCAGCGCCCCTTCCAACTCGGATTCGCCGGACATCAGGGCCCGGTAGGCGGGACAGGAGTGCAACAGTTCCTGGTGGGTTCCGACGGCGGTGATCCGGCCGTCCTCCAGCAGCGCGACCCGGTCGGCCAGCAGCACGGTGGACGGGCGGTGCGCGACCACCAGCGCGGTGGTGTCGGCGAGCACCTGCCGCAGGGCGCGCTCGACCAGCGCCTCGGTGTGCACGTCGAGCGCGGACAGCGGGTCGTCGAGGACCAGGAAGCGGGGCTCGCCGACCACGGCGCGGGCCAGCGCGAGGCGCTGGCGCTGGCCGCCGGAGAGGCTGAGGCCCTGCTCGCCGACCTCGGTGTCCAGGCCCTCGGGGAGCTTGTCGACGAAGCCGGCCTGCGCGGTGGCCAGGGCGGCGGCGATCCGCTCCGGCCCGGCGTCGGGGGCGCCCATCAGGACGTTCTCCCGGACGGTGGCGGAGAACAGGGTGGGATCCTCGAACGCGACGGCGACCCGGCGGCGCAGCTCCGCGCGCGGCAGGTCGCGGATGTCGGCGCCGTCCAGCGTGATCGACCCGGCGGTGGGCTCGTACAGGCGGGGGAGCAGCGCGGTCAGCGTGGTCTTGCCGCTGCCGGTGGCGCCGACCAGGGCGAGCGTTTCGCCGGGGCGGACGTGCAGGTCGACGCCGGCCAGCAGGTCGGGGCTGCCGGCGGGGGCGTCGGGGTAGCGGAAGCGGACGCCGGTGAACCGGATGCCGCGGTCGGCCGACGGCCCGTCACCGGAGGGGAGCTCGGCGGGTTCCGGCTCGTCCATCACCTCGAAGTAGCGGTTGGCGGCGCTGGCGGCCTCGGCGGCGAAGCCGAGCAGCCAGCCGATCGACTCGACCGGCCAGCGCAGCGCGAGCGCGGTGGAGAGGAAGGCGACCAGGGTGCCGACCGAGAGCTGGTCGTGGGCGACCAGGACGGCGCCGGCGGCCAGCGCGGCGCCGAGGGCGAGTTCGGGCAGGCCGACGATGACCGCCCACAGGTTGGCCAGCAGGCCGGCCTTGCGCAGTTCGGTGTCGCGGAGCTCGGCGCTGTGCCGGCGGAACTCCTCGGCCATGGTGCGGTGCCGGCCGAAGGCCTTGAGGATCCGGATGCCGAGCACCGACTCCTCGACCACGGTGGCGAGGTCGCCGTTCTGGTCCTGGGCGAGCCGGGAGGCGGCCGAGTACCCGGACTCGAAGCGGCGGGTGTAGACCATCAGCGGGATCGCGGGGACCAGCGTGATCAGGGCGAGCCGCCAGTCCAGGACGAACATCAGCGCGGTGCCGGTCAGGAAGACCGTCGAGTTGACGACCAGGAAGACCAGTGGGAAGGCCAGGAACAGCCGCAGCACGAACAGGTCCGAGGTGGCCCGGGAGAGCAACTGGCCGGAGGGCCACCGGTCGTGGAAGGAGATCGGCAGCCGCTGGAGCTTGGCGAACAGGTCTCCGCGGAGTCTGGTCTCCACCTTGGCGAGCGGGCGGGCCACGATCACCCGGCGGACGCCGAACAGGCAGGCCTCGGCGACGCCGAGCAGCAGCAGGGCGCCGGCCAGCGGCCACAGGCCGGCCAGGTCCCGGTGGGCGACCGGTCCGTCGACGATCCGGCGCAGCACGATCGGGACGGCCAGCACGCTGAGCGAGGCGAGCCCGGCGGCGGCCATCGACCCGAAGATCCGCCAGCGGGCCTCGCGGGCGTACGGCCACAGGCGCAGCAGTGAGCGCACCGCGGACCGGGGTACCGGCACGGGTGAACCGGGGGACTCGTCGGTTGACGGGTTGTTCGTATCCGCGGGGGTGGGCGGAGCGGGGTTCTGGTTCTCGGCCATCGCCGAGAGGGTAGGCGGTGGCAGTGACATTTCTCATCCGGTTTTTTGCCCCTGTCGGCGAGATCCGGCCAGGCCGGAGGGGGCGCACCCGCTCACCCGAACGGCGCAGCACGCCACCCGGCCCTGCGCCGCGCCCGCCGGCACCGGGGCGTGTACGGAGGACCGGAGGGCGCGCGGTTGCGTAAACCTCCGAAAGCCGCGCGCCGTGCCCGGCCTTGCAGGCCCCCCGTGGCGGCGGTGTCTGATCTCCGGGGAGTGATCGCGGTGGATCACCGGAGCAGCAGGAGACCCGAATGTCGGTCGAGACCGAGCCCGTTCCCGAAGTGCAGTCCCCGCCGCAGCAGAGCCTGAGCACCGCGGCGGCGCGCAACCTCGCCACCACGACCAAGTCCAAGCCCCAGATGCAGGAGATCAGCTCCCGCTGGCTGCTGCGCAAACTGCCCTGGGTGCACGTCTCCGGCGGCACCTACCGGGTCAACCGGCGGCTCTCCCACGCGGTCGGCCGCGGCCGGGTCGCCTTCGACCTGGCCGGCTCCGAGGTCCGGGTGGTCGCCCCCACCCTGCGCGAACTCCCGGCGCTGCGCGGCCTCACCGACGAGGCGGTGCTCGAACAGCTCGCCGAGCGCTTCGTGCCGCGCCCCTTCGCGGCCGGCGACCTGCTCGCCCAGGAGGGCGCGCCGCTCGAAGGGCTGCTGCTGGTCGCGCACGGCAAGGTCGAGCGGATCGGGACCGGCAAGTACGGGGACGCCACCGTCCTGGCCGTGCACGCCGACGGCGACCACCTCGGCGAGCAGGCGCTCGCCAGTGCCGACGGGCGCTGGCCCTACAGCGTGAAGGCCGCCACCGCCGGCACCGCGCTGGCGCTGCCCCGGGCCGCCTTCCGGGAGCTGCTGGACCGCTCCCCGGCGCTGCAGGCCCGGCTGGCCGCGCACCTCGCCGGGCACGCCGCCGCGCAGAACGAGCACGGCGAGGCCGAGATCGGCATGTCGGCCGGCCACCGGGGCGAGTTCGACCTGCCCACCGCCTTCGTCGACTACGAGCTGACGCCCCGCGAGTACGAGCTGAGCGTCGCCCAGACGGTGCTGCGGGTGCACAGCCGGGTCGCCGACCTGTACAGCAAGCCGATGGACCAGACCCAGCAGCAGTTGGGGCTCACCGTCGAGGCGCTGCGCGAGCGCCAGGAGCACGAGATCGTCAACAACCCGGAGTTCGGGCTGCTCGCCAACTGCGCCGTCGACCAGCGGATCCACACCCACGCGGGCGCGCCGACCCCGGACGACCTGGACGAGTTGCTGGCGATGCGCCGCGACACCGACTACCTGTTCGCCCACCCGAAGGCGATCGCCGCGTTCGGCCGGGAGGCCAACCGGCGCGGGGTGTACTTCTCCACCGCCGACTTCGGCGGGCACCGGGTCCCGGCCTGGCGCGGGGTGCCGATCCTGCCCTGTGGCAAGATCCCGGTCCGCGGCGGCTCCACCTCGATCATCGCGATGCGCACCGGCGAGGAGAACCAGGGCGTGGTCGGCCTCACCCAGGTCGGCATCCCCGACGAGGTGGAGCCCGGCCTGAACGTCCGCTTCATGGGCATCGACGACAAGGCCGTGGTCAACTACCTGGTCTCGGCCTACTACTCGGCCGCGATCCTGGTCCCCGACGCCCTGGGCGTGCTGGAGAACGTCGAGGTCGACCACCCGCGGTCCTGACCGGCCGTCACCCGTCACTCCGTCAGCAGCATCGCCGAGCGGCCGACCAGCAGCACCTCCGCCACCGGGGCGGCGGGCGGCGGGTCGGCCGTCGCGGTGTCCAGCAGCGGGCTGTGCGGGGCGGGCAGGGTGAAGCGGCGCGGCTCGGCGGAGGCGTTCAGCAGCAGCAGGAAGCTCGCGTCGCGCACCTCCCGGCCGTACGGGTCGCGCTCCGACAGCGCGGTGCCGGACAGCCGCATCGCCAGCGCCCGGGTGGGCGAGAACCAGTCCGCGTCGGTCATCTCCCGCCCGGCCGGGGTGAGCCAGGTCAGGTCGCGCTGGCCGTCGGGTCCGGCCGTGCGGCCGGAGAAGAACGCCCGCTGGCGCAGCACCGGGTGGGCCCGGCGCAGGTGGATCAGCCGGGCGGTGAGCTCGGTCAGCGAGCGCCAGTCGGGGTCGTCCAGCAGCGACCAGTCCAGCCAGCCGGCCTCGTTGTCCTGGCAGTAGGCGTTGTTGTTGCCGCCCTGGGTACGGCCCAGCTCGTCGCCCGCGGTGAGCATCGGCACCCCGCTGGAGAGCAGCAGCGTGGTCAGCAGGTTGCGCAGCTGGCGCACCCGCAGCGAGCGGATCGCCGGGTCCTCGGTCTCGCCCTCCGCGCCGTGGTTCCAGGACCGGTTGTCGTCGGTGCCGTCCCGGTTGTCCTCGCCGTTGGCCAGGTTGTGCTTGCGGTCGTAGGACACCAGGTCGCGCAGGGTGAAACCGTCGTGCGCGGTGATGAAGTTGACGGAGGCGTAGGGGCGTCTGCCGCCGCGCTGGTACAGGTCGGAGGAGCCGGCGATCCGGGTGGCCAGCTCCCGGACGTCCGGCCGGGCGCCGCGCCAGAAGTCCCGGACGGTGTCCCGGTAGCGGTCGTTCCACTCGCCCCACAGCGGCGGGAAGCCGCCGAGCTGGTAGCCGCCCGGGCCGACGTCCCACGGCTCGGCGATCAGCTTCACCCGGCTGAGCAGCGGGTCCTGGGAGACCGCGGCGAGGAACGGGTGCTCCATCTCCACGCCGTCGCCGCCGCGGGCGAGCGCCGCCGCCAGGTCGAATCGGAAGCCGTCGACGCCCATCTCGGCGACCCAGTACCGCAGCGAGTCGGTGATCAGCCGGATCACCTGCGGGCGGCGGGTGTCCAGGGTGTTGCCGCAGCCGGTGTAGTCGGCGTAGCCGCGGCGGGAGCGGTCCGGCCGGTAGTAGCCGGGGTTGTCGATGCCGCGGAAGGACAGCGTCGGGCCCATCACCCCCGACTCGGCGGTGTGGTTGTACACCACGTCGAGGATCACCTCGATGCCGGCCGCGTGCAGCGCCCGCACCATCCGCTTGAACTCGCCGACCTGCTGGCCGCGGCTGCCGGTGGCCGCGTAGCCCGCGTGCGGGGCGAAGTAGCCGAGCGTGTTGTAGCCCCAGTAGTTGACCAGGCCGCGCGCCTGCAGGTGGTCCTCGCTGACGTGGTGCTGCACCGGCAGCAGTTCGACCGCCGTCACCCCGAGCCGGACCAGGTGGGCGATCGCCGCCGGGTGCGCCAGCCCCGCGTAGGTGCCGCGCAGCTCCGGCGGGATGTCGGGGTGGCGCATGGTGAAGCCGCGCACGTGCAGCTCGTACAGCACCGTCTCGGCCCAGGGCGTCTTCGGCCGGTGGTCGTCGTACCAGTCGTCGGCGTCGTGCACCACCACCGCCTTGGGCACGTACGGCGCCGAGTCCCGGTCGTCCCGGACGGTGTCGGCGACGTCCCGCTCCGGCCAGTTGCGGACCGCCGAGCAGGTCGCGTCGTGGGCCGTGTAGGCGCCGTCGACGGCCCGCGCGTACGGGTCGAGGAGCAGTTTGGCCGGATTGTGCCGGACGCCCGTCCACGGGTCCCACCGGCCGTGCACCCGGAAGCCGTAGCGGGTGCCGGGCAGCACGCCCGGCAGGTAGCCGTGCCAGGTCTGGTAGGTCTGCTCGGCCAGCCGGTGCCTGGTCTCCCGGCCCTGCTCGTCGAACAGACAGAGGTCGACGGCCTCCGCGTTCGGCGCCCAGAGAGCGAAGTTGGTGCCCCGACCGCCCTCCGCGTCGGGGCGGAACCTCGCCCCCAGCGGCTGCCAGTTGCCCGGCCAGGGCGGCGCGGGGGCGACCCTGGGCGCCGAGCCGTTCGATCCGGCGGCGGTCCGCGCCCCCGGGGGCGTGCCCGTTCCCAGCTCCTGCCACGCCGTCATGGCGACCCTCCCAGCCATCCGGGGGCCCGTCCCCGTTCTTCCGGTTGTTCCCTGTGCGACGGTGCTCGTCACCCCGGGTCGAGCGGTGTGACGCACCGTGATCGATCATGTGCCCAGCGGAACCGGGTGCGGAAACCATTCGGTCGTGTCCGGGGGCGGAATCCGTCGTTGTGCCGGACATCGGGCGGTATCGGACGAATCCGGAGGACGGCATGCGCGCCGTGGCAGGGCTCTGGGCACGGCGGGC
The DNA window shown above is from Streptomyces sp. TLI_171 and carries:
- a CDS encoding urea amidolyase associated protein UAAP1, encoding MTEIPHAGPGTATTAAALAHARAQAGAVVECMPQLPPPPGVLWSETVAGGGYTHLALPAGAHVTLTDRDGDACAQVVLFVTGRPWERLNPADTVKVQWNAYLREGSQLLSDQGRVLATVVTDTSGRHDALAGASTAARNAARYGDGSAHGPSPAGRELLVLAAAKHGLTPRDLPAPVSFFRGVRVDADGALHATGAAGPGARVVLRLEQHTTLLLANTAHPLDPRPGWHCTPLQVTAVPGGVTGPGDPHWDATPERLRAHLNTAALGAR
- the uca gene encoding urea carboxylase, with the protein product MSFDTLLVANRGEIAARIVRTARRIGLTTVAVFSDPDRSAPHVRLADHAVRLGPAAAKDSYLRADLVLRAALETGAGAVHPGYGFLSEDAAFARRVEAAGLAFVGPTPAQLEVFGAKHTARAAAEAAGVPLLPGTGLLPDLPTALAAAEAVGYPVMLKATGGGGGIGMRACRDAAQLAEAWEGVQRVAAASFATAGVFLERLVEHARHVEVQVFGDGAGRVVTLGDRDCSLQRRNQKVLEEAPAPGLPDHVRRRLADSARDLCASVDYRSAGTVEYVYDAARQQAYFLEVNTRLQVEHPVTEAVFGVDLVEWMLRLARGEREVVREPGPPRGHAVEARVYAEDPSRDHRPSAGLLTEVVFPADVRVDTWVETGTEVTTAYDPMLAKVIVHCDDRADALARLGDALAGTRIHGIETNLGLLRAIPAVPEVAGAAHHTGTLARVADPTPRIEVVRAGTQTTVQDWPGRTGYWHVGVPPCGPMDDLSFRLGNRALGNPEGAPGLECTLLGPALRFTAPTWVCVTGAPTAVTVDGRPAPQWEPVLVPAGGLLDVPAPPGPGLRCYLLVAGGFDVPDFLGSAATFTLGGFGGHGGRALRTGDVLHGGAAALGPGAGPVECRPEFTSAWELPAVEGPHAAPEFFTEQDIAEFYAADWSVHFNSARTGVRLVGPKPSWARRDGGEAGLHPSNIHDTPYAVGAVDYTGDMPVLLGPDGPSLGGFVCPATVVSGQRWKLGQLRPGDTVRFLPVTAADAADLRRSPAAAPRAGRPAIVDGGVLHRTPAAEDRPAVTYRRSGDDNLLVEYGPMQLDLALRMRVHALAERIAERRPAGVVDLTPGIRSLQVHVDPDVLPVAELLSLVREIERELPSADRLVVPSRTVHLPLSWDDPATREAIERYVAGVRDDAPWCPWNIEFIRRINGLASVDEVYRTVFDAEYLVLGLGDVYLGAPVATPLDPRHRLVTTKYNPARTWTAENSVGIGGAYLCVYGMEGPGGYQFVGRTVQMWSGWQQRGPFTPGAPWLLRFFDRIRWYPVSAEELLELRADMAAGRFELRIEEGEFALAEHLRFLADHAGPIADFRAVQAAAFDAERQAWEESGEFDRAERAAGSAPVAPRTVTPPPGGSVVEAEFTACVWKVDVAPGERVRKGQQLMALEAMKMESAVTADRDGVVAELLVGSGDQVEAGSPLVVLA
- a CDS encoding urea amidolyase associated protein UAAP2, with the translated sequence MTTVVLDATVPARAAWSAVVRRGQLLTVTDLHGNQAVDCLLYDAHDTAVRYSAADTLQAAGSVFLGEGSVLMSTEHTPLMTVVADDCGRHDTIAGACSKESNSLRYGHHTWSQHACVENFLAEGARHGLGKRDLVSNINWYMNVPVEADGTLGIVDGISAPGLRVVLRAETDVLVLVSNCPQVNNPCNGFDPTPVRMTITEGGPR